The segment CCTTTACTTTTCCACAAATATCATTAAATATTTCTTTGTACTCATCTATATCAATAAGCATATTGCCTGTTGAATAAGCTTTTGCTGCCTTTCTAGCATAAGGTACAAATCCAAGTATAGGTATATTTTCATCATTGCAATAATCAACAACTATATTATCTTTTGAAGTATTTTTATTAATTACAACTCCAAAAGGTATATTAAACATTTTTAAAAGACCAACCGCCATTTTCAAATCATGCAAACCAAACTCTGTAGGTTCAGTTACTAAAATTGCAGCATCAGTAAATTTAAGAGAAGTTACTACATTGCAAGAAGTACCTGGAGAACAATCTATTATATTTGTTTCTTTAGGTAAATCACGTAAAAGCTCTTTTATCACAGGAACAGCCATTGGCTCACTTATATTTAAAATCCCTCTTTTGCAGATATTATTATTAAAAGATCCCTCTTCAATTACTCCAATAGGTCTTTTCTTATATGTTAATGCATTGTTTTCACAAACAATTTCACATGCTCCACAACTATGACAAAGTCTTTCAAATAAAATCATATCCCTTTTAGTTTTAACTAATGCATTAAATTGACATACCTTAGCACACTTACCACAGTTGATACATTTATTGTCATCAATAAATGGATTTTCCATAAAAACTTCTTTAGATTTTATATTAGAAGGATTTAAAAATATAAATCCATTTGGTTCTTCTACATCACAATCTATATAGTTGGCTTTCATTGAATATGCAAGATTAGTAGAAATAGTAGTTTTTCCTGTTCCACCCTTTCCACTTAATACAGAAATATTCACACTATTTTCCTCCCTACAACTAAATCAATATGCTATTTTCTTGCTGGTGATGCATATTCTAACTTTTCTAATTTGTTATTTCTATATAGTTCTATAGCTTTTTCTACTGTTACCTCACTACATTTAAATGCTTCTATATCTGATCCTTCAAAAACGTCAAAGGCATTTGGCCCAAGATATCCAGTAATTATTACATTAATATTTTCATCAAGAATTTGCTGTGCTGCTGCAATACCTGCCCCTGCTCCTGTTTTATGTCCTTGATTTTCAATAAACTCAGTTTTATTTGTTTCACTATCATGTATAACAAAATAAGTACATCTTCCAAATCTGTCATCCATTAAATCTTTTAATTCTTTTCCAGTTGAGGATACAGCTATCTTCATTGTACTCTCACCCCCATTCATAAATTTTAATTATTAGCATATGCCATTTTAATTTTAATCCAAAATTTAGTTATTGTCAAATGCCAATTATTATTTTTAATATTTTTGCAGTAAAAAAAGCTTAGCACAAAGCCAAGCCTTTAATAAATCTTATATATTTTATTATTTTAATTTAAATATATCTATGGATCGTTCAAGTATTCCCGTTAAGTATGCTAAAATAATCCCATAGTTTGTTATTCTAACATTTTTTTCTCTGCATATTTGTATTCTAGTTTCCATTGTTTTTTTATTTACCATACAAGCTCCACAATGAATGATTAAGTCATATTCTTCTATGTTTTCAGGAAAATCATGTCCCATTTTAAATTCATAGTTAAGTTTTTTTCCAAGATGCTTATTTAGTAAATTAGGTATTTTTACTCTGCCAATATCTTCATGAGAATGATTATGTGTACAACTTTCACTTATTAGTATTTTGGAATTTCCATTTAATTCTTCTATTTTATTTACCCCATCTCTGAACGCTTTTAAATCGCCTTTATGCCTTGCAAATAATATAGAAAAACTAGTTAGTTTAATATGTTTAGGAACTATTTTATTAACTTTTTTAAATTCCTGAGAATCAGTAATTACAAGATCGACATCTTTAATATCTTCTAATGCTGATTGAAGTTCTGTATCACGGACTACATAACTTTTTATACCATGATCTAGACAATCTCTTATAACTTGAACTTGTGGAAGTATAAGTCTTCCTTTTGGCGCTTCTGAATCTACAGGTACAACCATTATAACTTTACCATTGTAAGGTACAATATCTCCTACTATAGTTTCATCTTCTTCATCCTCTTGAAGTCTCTTTATAAGTTCCTCTTTTAAATATAAAATACTTTCACTATCTCTAGAAGATACAAATAAACATTCTTTAAATTTGGATTTTAAAGAATTAATGTAACTTATATTTACCGTATCTATTTTATTAATAACTGTTGTATAAGGTATTCTATGCTTTTTGAACTTTTTTTGAAAATCTTTATATTCATTTTCATCTATATTATTTATATCCATTACATACACTGCAAAGTCCGTTTTTTTAAGAGTTTTTAATGTTCTTTCAACTCTTAAATTTCCAAGCTCGCTCTTATCATCAATTCCTGCTGTATCTATAAACAGTACAGGCCCAAAAGGAATTAATTCCATAGCTTTACTTACAGGGTCAGTAGTAGTTCCTTTTATATTAGACACTAAAGAAATTTCCTGACCCACAATAGCATTTAAAATTGAGGATTTTCCTGAGTTTGTTTTTCCATAAAAAACAATATGTTTTCTATTGGAATTTGGCGTATTGTTCATATAATATCCTCCTATATGAATAAATCCCTTTCACCATTTTTTATTCTTTCTACATTATTGCTTACAAGCTCACGTATATCATCTCTTTTTATGTTTTTTATTTCATTTTGGATTAAGTCGTGCGCTTTATTATAAAGTTCTTCATCACCATAATCCATTATATATTCCATTAAAGTCATAATTGCATTAGGTCCGCATACATTTTGTATTTGTCCTGATTTTGCAAGACTCATAAATCTATCTCCAGTTCTTCCTTTTCTATAACATGCAGTACAGTAACTTGGTATATATTTGCTATCAATTAGAGATTTTAAAACTTCAACTGGACTTCTGTGATCTCCTAAAATAAATTGATCTACAGCTTTACCTTCTTCACGTTCTTTATATCCTCCAACACCAGTACATGAACCAGCACTTACTTGAGATACTCCATATTTAATTACCTCATCTCTCATTTCTGCTGTTTCCCTTGTCGATAATATAATACCTGTAAATGGAACTGCTATACGAATTATTGCAACAATTTTCTTAAACATTTCATCATCCACTAAATGAGGAAATTCTTTAAGACTCATTCCTTCTGCTTTTTTTAATCTTGGAACTGATATTGTATGGAAACCTACTCCAAATTTTTCTTCCAAATGTTCATTGTGAAGCATTAAACCTAACACTTCAAATTTAGGATCAGCAAGTCCAAATAAAACCCCGCCTCCTACATCATCTATATGAGCTTCCATAGCACGATCAAAGGCAGTTAAGTGATATTCATAATCTCCTTTTATACTCTTTGGGTGCATTCTATCATATGTTGGTTTATGATATGTTTCTTGGAATAATATGTATGTTCCTATTTTAGCATCTTTTAATTTTTTATAGTTTTCTACTGTTGTTGCTGCAATATTTACATTTACTCTTCTTATATTTCCATTTTCCTCTTGAGTGTCATATATAGCACCTATTGCATCTACTATATAATCAATAGGACAGTTCACTGGATCCTCTCCTGCTTCTAGAGCTAATCTTTTATGTCCCATTCTTTCAAGGACTCTTACCTCTTGTTTTATTTCTTCCATCGATAATTTTTTTCTTGTAAAACAGTTCTTCCTTTGATATCCACAATAAACACAGTTATTGACACAATAATCACTTACATACAAAGGCGCAAACACAACTATTCTGTTACCATATATAGATTTTTTGATGTCTCCAGCTATCTTATACATTTCATTTAATTGATCTAAGTCTTCTATTTGAAGCAGTACTGCTATATCTTCATGTGATAATCCTTTATGTTGTTTTGCTTTATATAAAACCTTTTGAATTTCTTCATTAGTTGCATTTTTAGCACTTTCTAATAATCCTTCTATATACTCATGATTAATAAACATATTATTTTCTCCTCCATAATCTATTATCTCCTCTTGACATATCAAGAGAAAATCCAGAAGTTTCTATTCTATTTTGAATACACATTCTGCACTCAGCAGCTTCATCTCCTGTACATATCTTTCCATCGTATAATGCATATTTTTTTCTTACTGATGTAGGTGATAAGTTAGGCATTACAACATTTGCCCCTGCTTTAAGTCCCATTTCTCTTCCCATAGGATGTATTGTTCCAAGCGCAGTGGTTGCTGGTAATAATACCTGTGGTAAAAGTAATCTTATAATTGATAACATTAATATAGTTTGTTCTACTGTGCCACCTTGTTCTTTTCCAAGAGGAGTATCACATTGTGGAATAAATGGACCTATTCCGACCATATGAGGTTCTAGTTCCTTTAAAAACAACAAATCTTCTACATAATCTTCATTAGTTTGTCCTGGAATGCCAATCATAAATCCAGCCCCTACTTGGTATCCTATTTTCTTTAAATCTCTAAGACACTTTCTTCTATTTTCAAAACTCATACCTGGGTGTAATTTTTCATAAAGTTCCTTTGATGCTGTTTCATGTCTTAAAAGATATCTATCTACTCCTGCATCGTAATATTTTTTATATGACTCATAGGACTTTTCTCCTATAGAAAGAGTAATTGCACACTTAGGAAATTTTGATTTTATTTTTGTTACTATTTCTACTATTTTATCATCAGTAAAATAATTATCTTCTCCTCCTTGAAGTACGAAGGTTCTATATCCTAATCTATCCCCTTCACTACAAGAATGTATAATTTCATCTAATGACAGTCTATATCTATCGACCTTTTTATTGAAAACTCTTATACCACAATAAGTGCATGTATTTTTACAATAGTTTGTAAACTCTATGAGCCCCCTCGTATAAACTTTATCCCCATAATACTTAAATCTAGTTTCATTTGCCTTAGATATTAAATATTCTTTATTTTCATCATTTATATTATTTAACAAATACAAAAGTTCTTCACGATTTAAACTGTTATTTTCATATAATCTATCAATTATTTTTCTCATAGGTTATATCTCTTTCTTTGCAATTGATGTTTTCACTAACACATTTTTAATATTTCCAAGTTTCCCTGTAAGACTATTTATATCATTTAATTCTCCAACTACAGTAATACATATTACCGATATACCTTCTTCTTCAAAAGGAATGCCCATTCTCCCTTTAACAATCCCTTTAAAATTAGATATAATTTCATTAAATTCTTTTTGAGTTTTCTTTGGTTCTTCTAAAATAGCACTAATTACAGCGATTTTTTTCACATTTTTCTCCTCCTAAAATAAAAAACTTTCCCGAAAGGAAAGTTATCTATACACTAAATAGACTTTCAGGATATAAAAATCCCAAAGTCAGAAATCTTCGTATAAATGCATTCTCCTTTCAGATTAGATATTATCTTTTCTGTTAGGCAACAATTTTTTAAATTTAGAACAAATAATTAAAGAATTTTCTCTAAAAATTTGAACCATGTTTATTACAAATTTTTATATTTTAAGCAATAATTTATAATAGTTATTATTTAATATTTTATAGGCTTTAGGTAGTTTTGTCAATAATTTTAATCTTCCACTACTTGCAATCCCATAAGTACAGTTTTATCTAGTCTAAATGTTTCAATTGTAACATCATAAAAAAGTAATAGAAACTAGTCTTTAATTCTAGTTTCTATTACTTTTTTATAAATTTATAACATTTTTAGTCCATATATTGCTCCCAGCATTCCAGCTTTATTACCGCTCGGTGAAGTTTTTATAACCAATCCTTTTAAAAATGAATGCATAATTATTTTATTCATATGCTTTTGTATAAATTTAATTAAGTAATCACCTTGTGCTGAAACTCCTCCACCTATGACAATTAAAGAAGGATTGAACATATGAACTATATTTTTTATTCCTATAGCTACATCATAGCTCCATTCATTTATCACATTTATATACTCTTTTTCATTATTCTTGGCTTTATCAAAAATATATTTTCCACTTATCTTAAAACCTTCAGGTAATTTTAGTTGATTTTTGGCACGTCTTATTAAGGCTGAAGTTGATGCATATCTTTCAAAACACCCTTTAGATCCACAGGTACATTCTTCTCCAGCTTTGCAAATAGTCATATGACCAAATTCTCCAGCTATAAAGTGGCTACCCGTATACAATTGACCATTTATTACAATTGCACCACCAATTCCAGTTCCTAAAGTTAGAAAAATAAAATCTTTATAATCTTCCTTCATTGACTTCCACATATATCCTAAACAAGCACAATTAACATCATTATCAACATAACACTGAATTTTAAATCTATCTTCAATTATTTTCTTTAATTTAACTCCTGTCCAACCCGGAATTGTATTTGTTGCGAAAATTATTTCACCATTATTTCTATTTACTTGTCCTGCTGTACTTATTCCTATTCCATTTATCTTTTCTATTTTAATAATATTTTGTATTATATCTTCTATATTATTTATAAGATTATCTGCACCTTTAAAAGCTGCGGTCTCTTTAGAGTAGCTTCTTTCAATATTTCCATTATCATCAACAATTCCATATTTTATTTCTGTTCCACCTATATCTATACCTAAATATTTCATATGATTTTCCTAAAAACTAAAGTATATCTAAAGATATCTTGAATATAGCTTTTTTTACATTTTCACTTTCATTTACTTTTAAAGCAGTCATATGTGCATCTTCTGGATAGCATATTAAAAAGTCATTTTTATTTAAAACTAATGATGATTTAAACTCACCTTCTAATGGTAAAAAATCATCTTTATCTACATACTCTAATTTTTTAAGATTATCTATAAAATTAATATTTATTCTTTCATTTCCTTTAAATACAACATGTATATCTAAATATTTTTTGTGTGCTTCCCAAAATCTATCCTTTATATCCTTAGTATCATATTGTACAACATTTACAAATATTTTATCTGAATCTATTTCATAATTTCCTGGTTTAAAATTTTCTATATCATTTTTTAATGCATAATCAAATACCTTTAGTATAGCTTCGGGTAAATATTTGAAAGATTCTCTATTTGTTAAATTTCCATATATCATACTTATTAGCTCCTTTCATAATTTATAGCATCAACAAATTTAGCAGTTATAAGCTGTGGTCTTGTTATGGCACCTCCTACAACAGCTGCATAAGCACCACATTTAAAAACTCTTCTTAAATCATCAGGGGTACTAATTTTTCCTTCTCCTATAACTGGAATATATAATCTATGGGAAAGTTTTTCTATAATCTCTAAGTCTACTGAATCACCTTGTCTAGAAGAGGGAGTGTATCCTGAAAGAGTAGTTGAAACACAATCTACCCCCAATATTTCTGCATTTATTCCCTCTGGCATTGTTGAAATATCTCCCATAACTAGTCTTTTGTTTTTATGAATATAGTCTATAAGTTCTTTTAAATTCTCATTATTAGGTCTTTTCCTCATAGTTGCATCTATAGCTATAACTTCACACTCCGTTGTAAGTAGCTCATCTACTTCTTTCTTTGTAGGAGTAATATATATATCTGAATCTTCATAGTTTCTTTTAACTAGTCCTATTACAGGAAGCCCTGTGACTTTTTTTATTTCTTTTATATCTTCTGCACTTTGAGCTCTTATTGCAACAGCTCCACCCATTTTTGCTGCAAGTGCCATTCTTCCCATAATAAAAGAACTATGAAGTGGTTCATTCTCTAAAGCCTGACAAGATACTATAAGTTTACCTCTTATTTTTTTTAGCATCTCTGACACCCCTTTTAGTATATATAAATTCTATAAGAATTTTTTAGCGAGATCTTTTGCAAATTTAACTTTTTCTTCTGTTAACCTTTTCATTGGTTGTCTGCAATATCCTGCATCTACACCTTTAACCTTCAATATTTCTTTTATAGTTTGATATAACCCATTACTTAAAATTCCTTCTATTAAATCATTAGTTACATGTTGAATTTCATAAGCTTCCTTAACTTTTCCTTCTTGACCTAATCTAAATATTTCCTTTGCTCTTTTACCATTTACATTATAAGTACTACCAATTGCACCATCCACTCCTGAAACTACCGCTGGTAATAGCATTTCATCAAATCCTGAGAATATTAATTTATCAGGAAATGCCTTTCTCAATCTTTCTAATAAATAAAAATCTCCTTGAGTAAATTTAACACCTATTATTTTTTCATTCTTAAATAATTCACCAAATTGATTTAATGTTATATTTACCCCAGTTAAAAATGGGATTGAATAAATAATCATATTATTATTAGTTGCTTCGATAATTGTATTATAGTAATTTTTTATCTCTTCAAAATCAAATTTATAATAAAATGGAGTTACAGCTGATAAGGAATCATATCCTAGACTCGTAGCAAATTTACCCAGTTCTACAGACTCTTTTAAATTTATTGATCCAACTTGAGCTATAAGTTTAACGTCTTGTTTCACCTCATCTTTTACAATTTCAAAAATTCTTTTCTTTTCATCAGTAGCTAGCATGAAGTTTTCACCAGTACTTCCTCCTACGTATAAACCGTCAACACCACAAACATCTATGTTATATCTAACTAACTGCCTCAAGCCTTCTTCCTTTATGTTTCCGTTTTCATCATATGGAACTAGTAATGCTGAAAAAATTCCCTTCATTATTTACCCCTCCTAATTTTTATTTTAAAGATATTGTTCTCGCGAACATTTTCAAGTAAAAATTACTATTTAATTGATTAAAATGTAAATATAAATAAGTTTATAACTTATTTATATTTGCATTTTTATAAATCATTAACTTTATTATACTTATTTACGTAATCTTTTTCAAGATTTTTCCTATTTTTGAAATAAATTTATTTCAAATTTTCTCTAAATATTATTTTACTTTCCGTTATGTAATTATTAAAGGATGGTTTAGAATTCTTATATATATAATTAAACATAATTTTTGCTGCAATATACCCTTCTTCTTCCCACCTTTCTACTACTGATGCTATAATACTTTTATCTAATATCAAATTATAAACAACATCACTTATTCCATTAGAAACAACCTTATATTTGCGATTTAATATTTTTTCTATGTTTAATATTATGTCTGTTAAAAATCTAGTACTATAAATTCCTTCTATATCAGAGTTCACATGTTTTTTTATTATTTCTATTGCATTTTTCTTTAAATTTTCATCATATATTGGACCTACTATTAATTCTTTCTCTTCCTCTTTAATTCTAGATAAAAATCCTTTCAAATAAAGTTTAGATGATATCATATCATCAACTGTATCTAACACTAATATTTTTTTCCCCTTGCTTATTATGTTAATAAAAACCTCCGCAGTTATTCTTCCTGACTTAAAATAATCAACACCAACATTAACAATAGATTCATCAATACTTATATCTAAAGTCACAAAAAATATTTTTGGCTTTTGTAGTTTTACTTGTTTTATTTTTTCCTTTAGTAAAGGTATTATTATTATGCCATCTGGCTTTTCCTCATTAATAACTCTATTTAATTCTTCTAATTGTTTAATTGGTTCATTTATATCTGTTTCTATGATTTCTATACTATATCTATAAAATTCAAACTCCTGTTCGGCTCTTTTTAATCCTTTTATAAGTTCTAATGAATAATGTATATTTTTAGATTTTATTATAAATGCAAACACTTTCTTTTTCTTTTTTATAGCTAATGATGTACTTATAGGATTTTTTACATAGCCTAGCTCATCACATAAACTTAAAATTTTTTCTTTTGTTTCTGGCTTTATATTTGAATTTCCATTTAAAGCTCTTGCAACGGTAGTTCTTGAAATATTTAATTTTCTCGCTATATCCTCTTGCGTTACCATTTTTGCCCCCTTAAATTTTAAACTTACATTTAAACTAGCATTTTTAATTATATTTATTATAATATTATCATAATTTTTTATTTTTTAAACCAAAATATTCATTATAAAACAAATACTACTAGAATTTTGGTTTTCTAGTAGTATTTATAAATAAACTTATTTTATAATTTTATATTTTCTTCACCATTTAAATCATTTTTACTTATTCCATATATCGTTAATTCATTTATATTGTCTTTTACTTTTTCTTTAAACATTAAACTAAATATATATCCAAATATCATACATACAGCTATACTTATTATTGAATAAGCCCAGAAGTTAACTTTTGTATAATATTTAATTCCAACAGATACTATAACTGCTACGACAAAACCTAATAATGCTCCTTTAGAATTTGCCTTTTTACTAAATACTCCAAGACCAAATAATCCTCCAACAAGACCTAAAACCATACCTATGAAGCCATTAAACCATGCAAATGCTGAATTTAAATTAGAATGTGCTAGTATAATTGAAACAACAATTGATACTATACCTATTGCTAGAGATAAAAATTTAGCAAGACTAGTAGCTTTATCATTGTCCATAGAACCTTTTAAAACTTTATGAACATCTAGAGTCCAACTAGTGGCTACACTATTTAATCCTGATGACAAAGTTGACTGACCAGCTGCAAAAATTCCTGCAAGTAAAAGTCCCGATATTCCTGCTGGAAGTTGACTAACTATATAACTTGCAAAAACTTGATCTTCTTTATGAGTTAAAAGAAGTGTTGGGTTTTGTGTATAGAATGCATATAATCCTGTTCCAATGAAAAAGAATAAAGTTGCAACCCCTATTGATAATAATCCATTCAAATATGTCATCTTTTTCATTTCTTTTATATTCGTTGTTGTTGTATATCTTTGAACCATATCCTGACTTGATACATATGAAGATAAGGTTCCAAATCCAGCTCCTATTAACGTTATAAAAAAGCTTTCTTTAAATATATTTATATCCATCATTGATGATAAATCTAAGAATTTACTGTCTTTAACACCCATACTTATAATTTCTGAAAATCCACCTTTTACTGTAAAACATAAGAAAATTACTACAAATACAGCACCTAAAGATAATACTATTCCTTGAATAAAATCTGTCCAAAGAACTGATTTTATTCCTCCAACATAAGAGTATATTATTGCTATTATTCCCATTAATACTATTAAAATATTTATATCTACTTTTGTAACTAATGATAATGCTAATGCTGGTAAATACATAACTATAGACATTCTTCCTATTTGGAAAACTATAAACATTAAACTTCCGAGAAGCCTTAATCTCTTATCAAATCTTTTCTCTAAATATTCATAAGCTGTATCAATGTTTAGTTTTTTATAAACAGGTAAGAAAAACATGATCGTTAATGGAACTGCTAAAAATATTCCGAGTTGACCTACCCATGATGACCAATCACCTTTAAAAGACCTTCCCGCAAGTGTCAGATATGATATAGGACTTAACATAGTTGCAAATAAACTTACCGCTGTTACCCACCAAGGAATTGTTCCATCTCCTCTAAAATATTCCTTTCCTTTCATTTCTTTTTTTGCAACTTTGATTCCTACTATAAGAACAAATAAAAGATAACCTATAAGAACCAAATAATCCACAAGCTCAAAAGATGTTTTCATATTTACCACCTCATAAAAAAATTTTAAATCTTTTCATACTTAAAATTAGTTTTTAATTTTAAGTATTTTTCATATGTGGTTTATAAAATATCAATTTTCTTTTAGTAAATTATGGAAACGTTTAATTTCATTATAAATGTTCGCGCGAATATTTTCAATATATTTCCTTTAAATTCATTTTTTATCTTAAATTCTTTCGTGTAAAATCAAGATTACTTAAAATTTTAAAATTGGTATATACAATATATCAATATGATGTTATCATATATATAATTACAATAATTACCACAAGCAAAGATTTACTAGGAGGAATTTAAATTGAAGATAGTTTCGAAAGAAAATCCTTTACCCTTACATTATCAACTTAAAGAAATTATACGAGAACTAATCGAAAATGATGAATTAACACCAGGAGATATAATTCCTACTGAAAGAGAACTCTGCAAAATTCAAAATGTTAGTAGAATGACTGTAAATAAAGCTATCCTTGCTCTTGTAAATGAAGGATTACTCCATAGACAACAAGGGAAAGGTACTTTTGTATCTGAGCCAAAAAAAATGCATCAATTATCTGAACTTAAAGGATTTACTGAAGAAATGAATAGTAAAGGATTTAAAACCCAAACAAAAATCTTATCTTTTGAAATAAAAGAATCTACAAAAAAACTACAAAATATTTTTTCTTTAGATGATGAAAATAAAAAAGTAATTGAAATAATAAGGCTTAGAGAAACTGATAAAGAACCCGTGGCCATAGAAACCACTATATTGCCCTACGCTCTTTTTAGTAACATGACTAAAAATTCTTTAGACGGAAAATCTCTTTATGAAACTTTTAAAACAGAATATAATTACTATCCTGAAAAAGCTAAACAAGTAATAGAACCTATTAGACTAACTGACTATGAGTGTACTCTTTTAAATCAAAAGAAAAATGCACTTGCTCTATTGTTTAGTAGAACAACTTATGCAAAACAAAATTCAGTTATAGAATTTACTAAAGCTATTTTTAGAAGTGATATATACAAATATGAAATGATTTTAAAATAAATTAATCTTATAAAAATTTAATTTTAGGAAGTGAGTTTATGAAATGTATCTTAAATGGAACTATTTTAACCGAAGACTCATTGTTAAA is part of the Clostridium botulinum genome and harbors:
- a CDS encoding 4Fe-4S binding protein; amino-acid sequence: MNISVLSGKGGTGKTTISTNLAYSMKANYIDCDVEEPNGFIFLNPSNIKSKEVFMENPFIDDNKCINCGKCAKVCQFNALVKTKRDMILFERLCHSCGACEIVCENNALTYKKRPIGVIEEGSFNNNICKRGILNISEPMAVPVIKELLRDLPKETNIIDCSPGTSCNVVTSLKFTDAAILVTEPTEFGLHDLKMAVGLLKMFNIPFGVVINKNTSKDNIVVDYCNDENIPILGFVPYARKAAKAYSTGNMLIDIDEYKEIFNDICGKVKEELLWNL
- a CDS encoding NifB/NifX family molybdenum-iron cluster-binding protein, with protein sequence MKIAVSSTGKELKDLMDDRFGRCTYFVIHDSETNKTEFIENQGHKTGAGAGIAAAQQILDENINVIITGYLGPNAFDVFEGSDIEAFKCSEVTVEKAIELYRNNKLEKLEYASPARK
- the hydF gene encoding [FeFe] hydrogenase H-cluster maturation GTPase HydF; its protein translation is MNNTPNSNRKHIVFYGKTNSGKSSILNAIVGQEISLVSNIKGTTTDPVSKAMELIPFGPVLFIDTAGIDDKSELGNLRVERTLKTLKKTDFAVYVMDINNIDENEYKDFQKKFKKHRIPYTTVINKIDTVNISYINSLKSKFKECLFVSSRDSESILYLKEELIKRLQEDEEDETIVGDIVPYNGKVIMVVPVDSEAPKGRLILPQVQVIRDCLDHGIKSYVVRDTELQSALEDIKDVDLVITDSQEFKKVNKIVPKHIKLTSFSILFARHKGDLKAFRDGVNKIEELNGNSKILISESCTHNHSHEDIGRVKIPNLLNKHLGKKLNYEFKMGHDFPENIEEYDLIIHCGACMVNKKTMETRIQICREKNVRITNYGIILAYLTGILERSIDIFKLK
- the hydG gene encoding [FeFe] hydrogenase H-cluster radical SAM maturase HydG — encoded protein: MFINHEYIEGLLESAKNATNEEIQKVLYKAKQHKGLSHEDIAVLLQIEDLDQLNEMYKIAGDIKKSIYGNRIVVFAPLYVSDYCVNNCVYCGYQRKNCFTRKKLSMEEIKQEVRVLERMGHKRLALEAGEDPVNCPIDYIVDAIGAIYDTQEENGNIRRVNVNIAATTVENYKKLKDAKIGTYILFQETYHKPTYDRMHPKSIKGDYEYHLTAFDRAMEAHIDDVGGGVLFGLADPKFEVLGLMLHNEHLEEKFGVGFHTISVPRLKKAEGMSLKEFPHLVDDEMFKKIVAIIRIAVPFTGIILSTRETAEMRDEVIKYGVSQVSAGSCTGVGGYKEREEGKAVDQFILGDHRSPVEVLKSLIDSKYIPSYCTACYRKGRTGDRFMSLAKSGQIQNVCGPNAIMTLMEYIMDYGDEELYNKAHDLIQNEIKNIKRDDIRELVSNNVERIKNGERDLFI
- the hydE gene encoding [FeFe] hydrogenase H-cluster radical SAM maturase HydE, translating into MRKIIDRLYENNSLNREELLYLLNNINDENKEYLISKANETRFKYYGDKVYTRGLIEFTNYCKNTCTYCGIRVFNKKVDRYRLSLDEIIHSCSEGDRLGYRTFVLQGGEDNYFTDDKIVEIVTKIKSKFPKCAITLSIGEKSYESYKKYYDAGVDRYLLRHETASKELYEKLHPGMSFENRRKCLRDLKKIGYQVGAGFMIGIPGQTNEDYVEDLLFLKELEPHMVGIGPFIPQCDTPLGKEQGGTVEQTILMLSIIRLLLPQVLLPATTALGTIHPMGREMGLKAGANVVMPNLSPTSVRKKYALYDGKICTGDEAAECRMCIQNRIETSGFSLDMSRGDNRLWRRK
- a CDS encoding TM1266 family iron-only hydrogenase system putative regulator, whose protein sequence is MKKIAVISAILEEPKKTQKEFNEIISNFKGIVKGRMGIPFEEEGISVICITVVGELNDINSLTGKLGNIKNVLVKTSIAKKEI
- a CDS encoding ROK family protein, with amino-acid sequence MKYLGIDIGGTEIKYGIVDDNGNIERSYSKETAAFKGADNLINNIEDIIQNIIKIEKINGIGISTAGQVNRNNGEIIFATNTIPGWTGVKLKKIIEDRFKIQCYVDNDVNCACLGYMWKSMKEDYKDFIFLTLGTGIGGAIVINGQLYTGSHFIAGEFGHMTICKAGEECTCGSKGCFERYASTSALIRRAKNQLKLPEGFKISGKYIFDKAKNNEKEYINVINEWSYDVAIGIKNIVHMFNPSLIVIGGGVSAQGDYLIKFIQKHMNKIIMHSFLKGLVIKTSPSGNKAGMLGAIYGLKML
- a CDS encoding YhcH/YjgK/YiaL family protein; translation: MIYGNLTNRESFKYLPEAILKVFDYALKNDIENFKPGNYEIDSDKIFVNVVQYDTKDIKDRFWEAHKKYLDIHVVFKGNERININFIDNLKKLEYVDKDDFLPLEGEFKSSLVLNKNDFLICYPEDAHMTALKVNESENVKKAIFKISLDIL
- a CDS encoding N-acetylmannosamine-6-phosphate 2-epimerase, with the protein product MLKKIRGKLIVSCQALENEPLHSSFIMGRMALAAKMGGAVAIRAQSAEDIKEIKKVTGLPVIGLVKRNYEDSDIYITPTKKEVDELLTTECEVIAIDATMRKRPNNENLKELIDYIHKNKRLVMGDISTMPEGINAEILGVDCVSTTLSGYTPSSRQGDSVDLEIIEKLSHRLYIPVIGEGKISTPDDLRRVFKCGAYAAVVGGAITRPQLITAKFVDAINYERS
- a CDS encoding N-acetylneuraminate lyase; the protein is MKGIFSALLVPYDENGNIKEEGLRQLVRYNIDVCGVDGLYVGGSTGENFMLATDEKKRIFEIVKDEVKQDVKLIAQVGSINLKESVELGKFATSLGYDSLSAVTPFYYKFDFEEIKNYYNTIIEATNNNMIIYSIPFLTGVNITLNQFGELFKNEKIIGVKFTQGDFYLLERLRKAFPDKLIFSGFDEMLLPAVVSGVDGAIGSTYNVNGKRAKEIFRLGQEGKVKEAYEIQHVTNDLIEGILSNGLYQTIKEILKVKGVDAGYCRQPMKRLTEEKVKFAKDLAKKFL